A window from Garra rufa chromosome 14, GarRuf1.0, whole genome shotgun sequence encodes these proteins:
- the LOC141285134 gene encoding galectin-9-like, translated as MAFYQQQPFYNPKIPFTGQIQGGLQDGKSIILSGRVLPGANRFHVNLQCGTHSGADIALHFNPRYDSPVCVVHNTLQNGSWGSEERKHESPFKQGQTFTLQILVQQGTYKISTNGKHFMDYRHRIPYSQVNAISVGGMVELNSIAFQNPAPYIPAQTGFPSYMPPQPGYQPQYAVPPACGFPAYPSAPNYTIPYKTVINGGLHVGKNIVINGVINPSAHRIAFNLRYRSGIALHYNIRFDERLVVRNTNQMEQWGPEERNGGLPFQRGQPFQVTISCNPHHYNIFVNGNQAHTYKHRYTQLNDIDILEITGDLQLTLVQV; from the exons ATGGCTTTTTATCAACAGCAACCATTTTACAACCCG AAAATCCCATTCACCGGCCAAATCCAGGGAGGCTTGCAGGACGGGAAGAGTATTATCCTTAGTGGACGTGTTTTACCGGGGGCTAACAG GTTTCATGTGAACCTTCAGTGTGGTACTCATTCCGGGGCTGATATTGCCCTGCACTTTAACCCACGCTATGACAGCCCTGTGTGTGTGGTGCACAACACCCTCCAGAACGGGTCCTGGGGCTCAGAGGAACGCAAACACGAATCTCCCTTCAAACAGGGCCAAACATTCACCCTCCAGATCCTTGTTCAGCAGGGCACATACAAG ATATCTACTAATGGGAAGCACTTCATGGACTATAGACACCGCATTCCTTACTCCCAGGTGAATGCCATCTCAGTGGGAGGAATGGTGGAGTTGAACTCCATTGCCTTCCAGAATCCTGCG cccTATATACCTGCACAAACAGGGTTTCCG AGTTACATGCCACCTCAACCAGGATATCAG CCTCAGTATGCTGTACCTCCAGCATGTGGG TTCCCAGCATACCCATCTGCACCCAACTAT ACTATCCCGTACAAAACTGTGATCAATGGTGGACTTCATGTTGGCAAAAACATTGTCATCAATGGAGTTATCAACCCCAGTGCTCACAG AATAGCATTTAACCTGCGCTACAGAAGTGGGATTGCTTTGCATTATAATATTCGTTTCGATGAGAGACTGGTGGTGCGCAACACCAATCAGATGGAGCAGTGGGGTCCAGAGGAACGAAACGGAGGCTTGCCATTTCAAAGAGGACAACCTTTTCAG GTCACCATCTCCTGCAATCCCCATCATTACAACATTTTTGTGAATGGCAATCAAGCACACACCTACAAACATCGCTACACACAGCTGAACGACATTGATATTTTGGAGATTACTGGAGATCTGCAGCTGACTTTAGTGCAGGTTTAA